The Cryptomeria japonica chromosome 6, Sugi_1.0, whole genome shotgun sequence genomic interval GAGAGAAAGATAAACGACAtgttttaaattattaaatgaaaaaAGTAATTATAGACTATAATCTTGCACCCTTCTTTACAATTGACAACCATGTATTTCAATAAATAGCTCGTTGATTCCATATATGAAAATCTTCGACGcaaaaattattattaaagtaaAATAAAGTATAAttagtaaaaatttattaattagaaatattagacagatttaaaatatttgtatttattaatGTATTGCATATTATATAAATAATAGATACATAAAAAATAACAAAGTAttgaaaaataatcaaaacattaatATGATCATTTGCTTAAAAAAAACTATGATAATTGTTGCATAAACAATATAGGCAGGTATTTAATAAATTACATAGTGTCTAGATTTTTGAAAAATCGTATATCTAATTGGATAGATATGCATGACATCACAAATGTCATTGAAGGAGACAACATAATGTTAAAGTCAATAGTGTATTTTTATGATGATGTCTAAAATAATTTATATGTCATTCAAGTCATTAAGTGAGTtgacaaaataaaaaaatctaaaaaaaatgttttttgtaaTGACTATTCCCAACAAGAACCAATAGAGAGAAAGATAAATGACATGTTTTAAATTATTAAATGGATAAAGTAATTATAGACTACAATCAAGCACCCTTCTTTACAATTGACAACCATGTATTTGACAACCATGTATTTCAATAAATAGCTCGTTGATTCCATATATGAAAATCTTCGatgtaaaaaattattattaaagtaaATTAAGTATAATTAATAAAAAGTTATTAATTAGAGTTATTAGACAtggattcaattttttttgttttttgttttgataaaatatttgtattattaatgtattgtatattatataaataatagaTACATAAAAAATAACAAAGTATTAAAAAACAACCAAAATATCGAATATGatcattttcttaaaaaaaactATGATAGTTGTTGCATAAACAATATAGGTAGGTATTTTATAAATTACATAGTGTCTAAGATTTTTGAAAAATCGTATATTTAATTGGATAGATATGCATGACATCACAAATTTCGTTCAAGGAGACAACACAATGTTTAAGTCAACAATGTACTTTTATGATGATGTCTAAACTACTTTATATGTCATTCAAGTCATTAAGtgaattgacaaaaaaaaaaaaaaaaaatttaaactattttttGTAATGACTATTCCCAACAAGAACCAATAAAGAGAAAGATAAATGACATGTTTTAAATTATTAAATGGAAAAATTAATTATATACTATAATCATGCACCCTTTTTTATTGACAACCATGTATTTCAATAAATAGCTCGTTGATTCCATATATGAAAATCTTCAAcgtaaaaattattattaaatgaAATTAAGTATAAttagtaaaaatttattaattagaGTTCTTAGACATGGAtttaaaatatttgtatttattaatgtattgtatattatataaataaaagatacataaaaaataataaaataataaaaataatcaaaacattaaatatgaTCATTTGCTTAAAAAAAACTATGATAATTGTTGCATAAACAATATAGGCAGGTATTTTATAAATTACATAGTTTCTAAGATTTTTGAAAAATCGTATATTTAATTGGATAGATATGCATGACATCACAAACGTCATTCAAGGAGACAACATaatgtttttgaataagggaaaacaagttttgatgaGCCTGAAACCCATTATagccaaaagatcaaaagatatacattaaagcGCAACGCAACAACACACAAAAAATAACACTTTATGTTAAAGTCAACAATGTACTTTTTATGATGATGTCTAAAATACTTTATATGTCATTCAAGTCATTAAGTGAattgacaaaataaaaaaaaatgttttttgtaaTGACTATTTTCAACAAGATCCAATAGAGAGAAAGATAAATGACACGTTTTAAAttattaaatggaaaaagtaattatAGACTATAATCATGCACCCTACTTTACAATTGACAACCATGTGTTTCAATAAATAGCTCATTGATTCCATATAAGAAAATCTTCGACGcaaaaattattattaaagtaaATTAAGTATAATtagtaaaaaaatattaattaaagttattagacatagacttaaaatatttatatttattaatgtatTGTATATTATATGAATAATAGATGCATAAAAAAAAAGTAttcaaaaataatcaaaacatcaaatatgatcattttcttaaaaaaatacTATGATAATAGTTGCATAAACAATATAGGTAGGTATTTTATAAATTACATAGTGTCTAAGATTTTTGAAAAATCATATATTTAATTGGATAGATGATGTAATTGGTAGGTATTTTATAAATTACAACATAATGTTAAAGTAAAAAATGTTCTTTTATGATGATGTCTAAAATACTTTATATGCCATTCAAGTCATTAAGTGAattgacaaaataaaaaaaaatatgttttttctAATGACTATTCCCAACAAGAACCAATAGAGAGAAAGATAAATGACATGTTTTAAAttattaaatggaaaaagtaattatAGACTATAATCATGCACCCTTCTTTACGATTGACAACCATGTATTTCAATAAATAGTTTGTTGATTCCGTATATGAAAAATCTTAAAtgtaaaaattaatatttaaacaaAATTAAGTATAATTAGTAAAAAGTTATTAATTAGAGTTATTAAACatagatttaaaatattttcatttattaatGTATTGCATATTATATAAATAATAGATACATAAAAAATAACAAAGtattaaaaaacaatcaaaaaattaaatatgatcATTTGCTTAAAAAAAACTATGATAATTGTTGCATAAACAATATAGGTAGGTATTTTATAATAAGATTTTTGAAAATTGTATATTTAATTGGATAGATATCCATGACATCACAAATGTCATTCAAGGAGATATCATAATGTTAAAGTCAACAATGTACTTTTATGATGATGTCTAAAATACTTTATATGTCATTCAAGTCACTCAAAGAGACATCATAATGTTAAAGTCAACAATGTGCTTTTATGATGATGTCTAAAATACTTTATATGTCATTCAAGTCATTAGTCTCCTGTGATGTTTGATGTAGAGACTTAAAAGAACCAAAGTGGGTTGTCACAAGGCCAACCACATTTACCCTATAGACCATATGTTGTTTACTTTTATATGTCAGGGTAGTTTTTTAAACCAACTTGCATTTATACAAACTTGTTTCTTTTTAGTAAAAAAGATGAAAATTTGCTAATCAAGAATTCTAAAGAGAATACAATGAACTCAAAAGATCTTCCTGCATAAAtccacaaaaatcatcaaaaaagaagTACAATAATTGGCTCATATCattttgatataattttttttatttttccaatcaaAAGAAAATAACTCACATCTTGAATTAGAGATACAAtaattaacccacatcatcctacaCGATACaaacttttattttctcaattaaaagaaaataaattgaGTGAAACGGGGCCTCTTTTGCTAGAGGAGTGggatggatgaagaaatacatctagcATTTGGGCAGATCCCTTGGAGGAGGAGGCAATGACTCCGAATTTCCAGGCCCATTCTCCGTAATGAATACGGTCTCAAAACCCAGTTCGGAGTGGGACTCAAAATGGCAATGCATCAACCAAACTCCTGTTATGTAACAACGTAAACAAATTTAGATTCCAGAGTCAGTTTATATGAATAAAAAGAGAGAACATTAAACTATATATATACTCTATAAATTAGCTGACCTGGATTGTTGGCTATAAACCTGATGACTGCCCACCCACCAGTAGGAACTCCCACGGTGTTCAAAAGCTGTGGATCTACCAGATTGAAATTTGCAGGATCCGTCTGAGAATTATAGTTTCCAAAGCCTTGCCCCACAACATAAAAATCATGGCCATGAAGGTGTATAGGATGGTTCTGTATTGTAAGAATCCCAGTATTCTGCAATACAATTTGCACACTGCTATTGAATTTCAAAACCTTTACTCTTGTTCCAAAATCTGGCTGCCAAAGACCCATTGGCACAGCTCCAGTGTAATTGAACACCAGCGGAGGATTATCTGGGAAATCTGTGGTATAAACTCCATCTATACCGTAATAATAAGCCTGCAAAATAGATATTTCTGGCAAAACGAATGAAATGTTATTCATACTTCCAAGTGGTCTTCCACCATTGATCACTGCGCAGGAATTGTTTGGACAGCTAGCGAGTGCCAATCCCTCTGTTATAAACATTTCCTCATCAACAGTCTGCGGGACAGAAGCATTCAGGCTTCTCAGTTCTGTACTGAATTTGAATGCAGTTGGTGTATCGTTAAATGCAGGAAAATCTGGCAACACAGGAGCAGATGTATTAGTGCTGTCATGGTATTCAAGTATTGCAGTTGTGGTGGTATTTAAGAATTCAAATCCTTGTGGTTGACTGTTGTATACACGGGTACCAATATAGTAACGCCCTGATTCTTGCCCAGCTGTTATGAGAACATCCATGGTGTTTCCTGGCTGTATGACCAACACATCTGTCTCATATGGTTTGGTATACAGAGCATCCACTGCCACAACGGTCATTTTGTGCTGCGCAATCTTGAAGAAGGATGCATGAATCATCGCACAACTTATAATCCTCAGCAGGTAAGTTTTTCCTCTTTCCACCATAAATCGAGTAGTGTCTGTAAACATAATTCATTCATTAATTATTGGTCTCTTCAAAATTAGCAATCACTTCAAATTTGCTTTtataaaagttcatcaatgcaaaAGGTTACAAACCATTTGCAGAGCAAGGAAAAAAGTCTCCTGGTTGGCTGTTGATGGTGTATGCATCAGAATCATTTGGTACACCTCCTCTCCGGATCGCATCCGCTAGTACATTTTCTACGTTCGCATTCCACCATTCACCTGCACACCATACAAAGAATAAAAAGATTAAATTGAAATTTGGATATTTAGGTCAGCCTTAAACATCACACATTAAACAACAGATTTAGTctagtcaattctgagtgtttaatacttttaagtgtagaagtgtattcttagtgtgaccacacacattaagcaacatatcaAGTCTAGAAATGTCAGTCAATtctgagtatttaacacttttaaatctagaagtgtaagcttagtgtgcGTGATTTAAGCCATTCCAAATATGTCTTTTCTAACGGTTTGCAACCAATAAGACAGTGAATAGAAAAAGTCGATTGCATACCAAATCAAATGCTTCTAGAGCTAACATAAAATTATATTCGTTCCAAATGTCGCTATTATTTATTGTAACATGGGGCACAGTTTTTTCTAATATTACAGTACTTAGAAGATTAATGATATTAGATTTCTACAATCTATTGTATCATAGAGTACTATTTTTGGGTTCAATTGTATCAGAGATTTTGCGTTGACATTTGAGATGATAGATCATTAAAtatgatctaaaatattaatacaaaaaaaatgacCGAAATATTCACATTATCAAATTCAGAAATGACAAATCTATCTGTACTTAAAGATCATAATTTAATATATAGCTGCATAATTTGTTTTAATGCCAACTTTAAACACGTATAAATCAACGCTAAATCTAGATACTGTCAAGAATAGGACAATTGATTTTTTCTATTCATGACTTAAATCCGTGGCTTATCATTTAGGTAAATGTATTTATAAGTCTTCTACTTATATGTAGACATTTGAAGCTGTCGAAATATATGCTAATCTGAGTAAACAAAGTATTCTTCCATGGTAAAAAAATCCATGTCAAAAGCTACGTCGACTTTTGCGTGCATGTCAATTTAAACAATTGCTTCCTACTTTGTAAACAAGAAATTCAAATGAAAAGTTGGAGGAAACTGACATTGATGATGGTGATATtaatttctaaattaaaaaatattccAAAGACAAAAGTTAAGTGAAACAATAAGAACCACAATATAACCTATTATCAATACATATGAGAAAACGTTTTCAAATCATTTCTATCATCACACAGTAATTTAAAATGTTCGATGATTTCAATTTCTTATATAAATTATATATCGATGTTTACAAATTTTTAGAAATATGATATTTTTATATGTAAGATATAAGAGAAAATCTAGTAGTTAGGTATCTTAATTTTgggtttctcaaaatcttacatagaaatttcaaatcactttcaaTTTTTTATACCAGCTTATTTGGTAAATCCCTGCTTATAATTAAGGTTTtggggccacatcatcaaatatgatgccatatCAGCATGTTTTTTGTCAAGATGTTcaaaacagcccccaaaaaaaGGTCAGACCAATGGTCGTGCAAAAGGGAAAcccatacttgtgcagctgatgtggcatcacatgattgattgCTTTTATTAACTATGGGCAGTTTTCatcagcaataacaactttaaaattACAACTATTGGTACAATATTGTCCAAAAAAACAAACATTATATGAACAAATGTGAATATTAAATTAACAACTACTATCACAACCATTAGAACACATTGAGATACAGGAAGCCCACGAGCTGCCAGCCCAGcaagggccttcacaaagtattttttgccACCCGATACGGGGGCACGAGCCAATAGGCtgaacctcttcggctaagagccaaggattgATGGGTATCCATTCCGCAAAATTCGCCCGGGGCACGATCCctgcctcatcccttatgatgtcggagccttgcactcagcaagacttgatcttGGTgtgctcatttggagccattcaacttcaccaatagaccaagggcccattgataGACCATCTTGAtcctggtgggctcatttggaaTCATTCAACTTTACCAGTAGACCAAAGACCCATTAACATACCATAATTTTGTAAACACAAACATTTAAAGATTTTAGAACTAAACCAAAAAGAGAATAAATTCTTTTCAAACTGTTGTTTGAATTTGCTTAAACAATGGACACTTCATGAATGATATAAAAGTGGTTCCTCATCCTATTTCCAATGAAATATAACATGAAAGATAAACTAGATTTTTGAGAGCCACTTACCCAAAATAATAGGAAACTCAGCATGGGGTTTGGGAAATGGATAAGTTTTTCCATGCCGAGGTAAAATAATCAAAGCTCCATTCACAGTAGCTCTCAGATATGTCATATGTGCATGCCACCACATTGTCCCTTCCTGACCTGTGATTGTAAAATTGTATGTATACTTAGTTCCAGGAGTAATGGGACACTGCGTTATGTAGCCCGGTCCATCTGCCCAGGCTGATCTGATTTGCTTTACTCCATGCCtgcaaaatcataaaaacaataaaaccTCTCAAACAATAACACTACTGAAGATTTGCATATTAGTTTTGAGCATATTCTTTGTTACCAGTGTAGGGTAATATTATAGGGCCCCTTGTTCATCACGTCTATGACAAGATTATCTCCTTCATGAACGCGTAGAGTCGGGCCAGGATACCGTCCATTGACTGTTACAATCGTCTGTGTGTTGCACACTCTGGCCACATTCTGGGTTCGAATCTGTAACACATTAAACAAAATAATTTAGTCAATGTAAGTAGATTTCCATAATTCATGAGACAGTATTTGTGCTGTTTTTCGATTTGATTGTATGAGTGTTTTTtgtatcaacgttttggatcatatTCCATGATCCATCGTAAGGATGAGATAGAGAtcataagaaaaaaaaaagtgatcTAGATGATAGATCATGGAATATGATCTGAAACGTTAATAAAAaaacactcacacaatcaaatccaaaaacacaTAAATACAACATAATTTAATTTACTATCCATTCATAAAATCTATAGAATTCTAATGAAAACACTTACAGTGAATCTGCGGTGGACACGAGCTGCACAAATAGCCCATGGTGCTACAAAAACTAAACAAAGAAGTAATGCTATTGACAACACCGCCATGATTGATATTTTTCTTTCTACCAAGCCAACTTAATCAACTTAATCTCTCGAAAGCATGAATTTTTTTTGAAGGTGGGATTTCTTATTTATACACGAACAAGAGCTTATCTGAAAAGATAAGATAATACGACAGAAGATTTAATAGCTTCGACAAAATCAGatttttttatgaaagattcatacataaatgtatatattgatttattttcttaattttattaAAGTTGAAGCATAATTTTTAATGGCAATACTTGGAgttaattttaagtcttaaattgTGTGAGAGAGTACCACTTCACAAAATTAACTGAatgattattttaaatatatttttaaaaaatattaaattgtaaTTAATAGTCTTGTCTCCATATACTACCCAAATATTCGTGGACAAAAagagcatctacaatgccaatagAAGTTCATGCCAATAAAAGTTCAGCAACTTGAAGCTTTTAAAAACATTCCACAAGAAAACGTCGTAGCATTTATTTTACTTGACTTTTTATCTTTATTTATAAATGCATTGAAAGCAACGTATGCCTAAAGTTATGATTTAAAATATAACCTTCCAATGTTTGTTTTTTTGTATTGAAGAAtcttttaatgtgttttttttgtttttttatatggAAGaatcttttaatgtttttaaatttttatttttatttaattttatttatttatttattattaagaaCTTTCTAATGTTTTTTATATGAATAAGAATTTTATTCAAATgttaaaaaaatatacaataaatTGATTTCAATATTATATTTTCTTTGAAAAAACATATATTTAATATTGGATATCAATATGGTTTTATAATAAGGTCTATTATAAAACCTTTCTAAAAAGAGAGTAAGCAAATTAGAATAACAAATTAGAACATAAGtaatgaaaattaaaatatattctataGTGTATGTTTTTCTTATTTGTTGAtagttttcaatattttattactaCGACttctataatttaattaaaatatttgatatatcatgaacattttt includes:
- the LOC131077514 gene encoding laccase-12-like, which codes for MAVLSIALLLCLVFVAPWAICAARVHRRFTIRTQNVARVCNTQTIVTVNGRYPGPTLRVHEGDNLVIDVMNKGPYNITLHWHGVKQIRSAWADGPGYITQCPITPGTKYTYNFTITGQEGTMWWHAHMTYLRATVNGALIILPRHGKTYPFPKPHAEFPIILGEWWNANVENVLADAIRRGGVPNDSDAYTINSQPGDFFPCSANDTTRFMVERGKTYLLRIISCAMIHASFFKIAQHKMTVVAVDALYTKPYETDVLVIQPGNTMDVLITAGQESGRYYIGTRVYNSQPQGFEFLNTTTTAILEYHDSTNTSAPVLPDFPAFNDTPTAFKFSTELRSLNASVPQTVDEEMFITEGLALASCPNNSCAVINGGRPLGSMNNISFVLPEISILQAYYYGIDGVYTTDFPDNPPLVFNYTGAVPMGLWQPDFGTRVKVLKFNSSVQIVLQNTGILTIQNHPIHLHGHDFYVVGQGFGNYNSQTDPANFNLVDPQLLNTVGVPTGGWAVIRFIANNPGVWLMHCHFESHSELGFETVFITENGPGNSESLPPPPRDLPKC